The proteins below are encoded in one region of Berryella intestinalis:
- a CDS encoding methylenetetrahydrofolate reductase, with amino-acid sequence MRITQVFENAKPVSFEVFPPKGQLTVDAARSVIAELAPLRPGFVSVTYSAGGSGNTALTEQVAHIGQTEFGLNMMAHLTCTGASTEDILRHIDSLRARGVENVLALRGDAVEGARPGDFALARDLIPVLREAGFCVGAAAYPEGHIDCLDDYENIRHLKEKQDAGAQFFVTQLFFDNDFAYRFLDRARSANVTAPITFGIMPFLSKSQVTRMVFMCGASMPAPLVKLLARYENDPASLRQAGVEYACRQIDELARFGVDGIHVYTMNQPDIARAAVAAATPFFAR; translated from the coding sequence ATGCGCATCACCCAGGTCTTCGAAAACGCGAAGCCCGTATCGTTCGAAGTGTTCCCGCCCAAAGGCCAGCTCACCGTCGATGCGGCGCGCTCGGTCATAGCCGAGCTCGCCCCGCTTCGCCCCGGTTTCGTTTCGGTCACGTATTCGGCGGGCGGCTCGGGAAACACCGCGCTCACCGAGCAGGTGGCGCACATAGGCCAGACCGAGTTCGGCCTGAATATGATGGCCCACCTCACCTGCACCGGAGCCAGCACCGAGGACATCTTGCGCCACATCGACTCGCTCCGCGCCCGCGGGGTGGAAAACGTCCTCGCGCTTCGCGGCGACGCGGTAGAGGGCGCGCGGCCCGGCGACTTCGCCCTCGCGCGCGACCTCATCCCCGTCCTGCGCGAAGCGGGGTTCTGCGTGGGGGCGGCAGCCTACCCCGAGGGGCACATCGACTGTTTGGACGATTACGAGAACATCCGCCACCTGAAAGAAAAGCAGGACGCCGGCGCCCAGTTCTTCGTGACCCAGCTGTTCTTCGACAACGACTTCGCCTATCGGTTCCTCGACCGCGCCCGCTCGGCAAACGTGACGGCGCCCATTACGTTCGGCATCATGCCTTTTTTGTCGAAAAGCCAGGTGACCCGCATGGTATTCATGTGCGGTGCCAGCATGCCGGCTCCTTTGGTGAAGCTGCTCGCCCGGTACGAGAACGACCCGGCCAGCCTGCGCCAGGCGGGCGTCGAGTACGCCTGCCGCCAGATCGACGAGCTTGCGCGCTTCGGCGTGGACGGCATCCACGTCTACACCATGAACCAGCCCGACATCGCGCGGGCCGCCGTAGCCGCCGCGACGCCCTTCTTCGCGCGATGA
- a CDS encoding vitamin B12 dependent methionine synthase, with protein MSGCGYLVDRAETLRYLGYAGQAIDESLTGRLDEVAEAVQRTASPGYRYRIFPLEEVEGGMHLVGTTLVLPGDDIGRHLSGAREAALMACTLGLSNEREGRRMRLVNSLDAFMFDAAGSALVESVADACNAAIVREAHERGLYCNWRYGPGYGDLPLDVQPSIVRILGAEKSLGLTVTASNLLVPAKSSTAVIGLFDTPQDDKRSCANCSFRPYCSIRKDGTTCYR; from the coding sequence ATGAGCGGCTGCGGATACCTCGTCGATCGGGCGGAGACGCTGCGCTACCTCGGGTATGCGGGGCAGGCCATCGACGAATCGCTTACCGGGCGCCTCGACGAGGTCGCTGAGGCGGTGCAGCGCACCGCCTCGCCCGGGTACCGCTACCGGATCTTTCCCCTCGAAGAGGTCGAAGGGGGCATGCACCTGGTGGGAACGACGCTCGTGCTGCCCGGCGACGATATAGGAAGGCACCTGTCCGGCGCGCGGGAAGCGGCGCTCATGGCCTGCACCCTGGGGCTGTCAAACGAGCGGGAGGGGCGCCGCATGCGCCTTGTGAACTCGCTCGACGCGTTCATGTTCGACGCCGCCGGCTCGGCGCTGGTCGAATCGGTGGCCGACGCCTGCAACGCCGCCATCGTGCGCGAGGCCCACGAGCGCGGGCTGTACTGCAACTGGCGCTACGGACCCGGCTACGGAGATCTTCCCCTGGACGTCCAGCCCTCCATCGTGCGCATCCTGGGGGCCGAAAAGTCGCTGGGGCTCACGGTGACGGCAAGCAACCTGCTGGTCCCGGCCAAAAGCTCGACGGCCGTCATCGGGCTGTTCGACACCCCGCAAGACGACAAGCGCAGCTGCGCGAACTGCTCGTTTCGCCCGTACTGCTCGATACGAAAGGACGGCACGACGTGCTACCGATAA
- a CDS encoding homocysteine S-methyltransferase family protein, whose product MLPITNGTVCARARDDVRVKDDHLAEVLEGRAYLVFDGAMGTMLQKGGLDAGELPELLCLTHADDVSAIHRSYVEAGAQVITTNTFGANERKLEGRATVEEVFGAAVACARAAKPRYVAADIGPTGALLEPMGTLSFDEAYELFAQQVRAACEAGADLFIIETMADLLEAKAAVLAAKENSDLPVFATMTFDETGRTFLGTSPKVAAYTLDALGVNALGVNCSLGPDALAPIVEEMLSVATCPVMVQANAGLPQMENGETVFSVSARSYADSVGRMIDAGASIIGGCCGTDPSYIELLAALVENRVPTRTPASPACVITSAQQALEFRGRSVGVIGERINPTGKKKLKAALREGDFDYVVNEAISQDRAGADALDVNAGLPEIDEAACLCELVKRIQSVTGLPLQIDSSDPAAVEAAVRSYAGKALINSVNGKEESLKSVLPIARHYGCAVVGLTLDENGIPPSAEERVSIASRIVEAAEKAGIPREDVFIDCLVMSASTNQSEVADILRAVTLVKERLGVRTVLGVSNISFGLPARPVVNATFLAAAFSAGLDLPILNPLSERYREVVDTWRVLCGQDAGARRFIEGYANYRATPTQGAADQGKGGETGLSGDPAAPSEDGSLRSAIVQGRRKAASEICTAMLTDTDPLEIINAHLIPALDEVGDAFERGTFFLPQLMASAEAAKAGFDVIKAASSAVDVDKGTVALATVKGDIHDIGKNIVRMLLENYGYRVIDLGRDVDPQVVLDCVKTHGVKFVGLSALMTTSIRGMEDTIALLRAEAPDVRVLVGGAVLNPEYAQMVGADWYAKDAAETVRIAGEFFAKTA is encoded by the coding sequence GTGCTACCGATAACGAACGGAACCGTTTGCGCACGTGCGCGGGACGACGTGCGCGTGAAAGACGACCACCTCGCCGAGGTGTTGGAAGGCCGCGCCTACCTGGTGTTCGACGGCGCCATGGGAACCATGCTGCAGAAAGGCGGCCTGGATGCCGGCGAGCTTCCCGAGCTTCTATGCCTCACCCACGCAGACGACGTGAGCGCCATACACCGCTCCTACGTAGAAGCGGGAGCCCAGGTGATCACCACGAACACCTTCGGAGCCAACGAGCGCAAGCTGGAGGGCCGGGCAACGGTCGAGGAGGTGTTCGGCGCCGCCGTCGCCTGCGCGCGGGCCGCGAAGCCGCGCTACGTGGCCGCCGACATCGGACCGACCGGAGCCCTGCTCGAACCGATGGGGACGCTGTCGTTCGACGAGGCCTACGAGCTGTTCGCCCAGCAGGTGCGCGCGGCATGCGAGGCCGGGGCCGACCTGTTCATCATCGAGACGATGGCCGACCTTCTGGAAGCGAAGGCCGCGGTGCTGGCCGCCAAGGAGAACAGCGACCTTCCCGTGTTCGCCACGATGACCTTCGACGAGACGGGCCGCACGTTTCTGGGAACCAGCCCGAAGGTCGCGGCCTACACCTTGGACGCGCTGGGCGTGAATGCGCTGGGCGTGAACTGCTCGCTGGGCCCCGACGCGCTGGCCCCGATCGTCGAGGAGATGCTGTCGGTTGCCACCTGCCCCGTCATGGTGCAGGCCAACGCCGGGCTGCCCCAGATGGAAAACGGCGAGACGGTGTTCTCCGTATCGGCGCGAAGCTACGCCGATTCCGTAGGGAGGATGATCGACGCGGGTGCCTCGATCATCGGCGGGTGCTGCGGCACCGACCCGTCCTACATCGAGCTTTTGGCCGCGCTTGTGGAAAACCGGGTGCCGACGCGCACGCCCGCCTCCCCCGCCTGCGTCATCACCAGCGCCCAGCAAGCACTCGAGTTCCGCGGCAGATCCGTGGGCGTGATCGGGGAGCGCATCAACCCCACGGGTAAGAAGAAGCTGAAGGCCGCGCTGCGCGAAGGCGATTTCGACTACGTCGTCAACGAGGCCATCTCGCAGGATCGGGCCGGGGCCGACGCGCTGGACGTGAACGCCGGCCTTCCCGAGATCGACGAGGCCGCATGCCTATGCGAGCTGGTCAAGCGCATCCAAAGCGTCACCGGCCTTCCGTTGCAGATCGACTCGTCCGACCCGGCCGCCGTAGAAGCCGCCGTGCGTTCCTATGCGGGAAAGGCCCTCATCAACTCCGTGAACGGCAAAGAGGAGAGCCTGAAGTCCGTGCTGCCCATCGCGCGGCACTACGGTTGCGCCGTCGTCGGGCTCACGCTGGACGAGAACGGCATTCCCCCATCGGCCGAAGAGCGCGTCTCCATCGCGAGCCGCATCGTGGAGGCCGCCGAGAAGGCGGGGATCCCGCGCGAAGACGTGTTCATCGACTGCCTGGTCATGTCGGCTTCCACCAACCAAAGTGAGGTGGCCGACATCCTGCGCGCCGTGACCCTGGTCAAAGAGCGGCTGGGGGTGCGCACCGTTTTGGGCGTGTCCAACATCAGCTTCGGCCTCCCGGCCCGCCCCGTGGTCAACGCGACCTTTTTGGCGGCGGCCTTCAGCGCCGGGCTCGACCTGCCCATCCTGAACCCGCTGTCGGAGCGCTACCGCGAAGTGGTCGACACCTGGCGCGTCCTGTGCGGTCAAGACGCTGGCGCACGGCGGTTCATCGAGGGTTACGCGAACTATCGCGCAACGCCAACTCAAGGAGCGGCCGATCAGGGGAAGGGCGGCGAGACGGGCCTGTCGGGCGATCCCGCGGCCCCGTCTGAGGACGGCTCGCTGCGCAGCGCCATCGTGCAGGGCCGGAGAAAGGCCGCGAGCGAGATCTGCACGGCCATGCTAACCGACACCGATCCGCTCGAGATCATCAACGCCCACCTCATCCCGGCACTCGACGAGGTGGGAGACGCGTTCGAGCGGGGCACGTTCTTCCTTCCCCAGCTCATGGCTTCGGCAGAAGCTGCGAAGGCGGGCTTCGACGTGATCAAGGCGGCCAGCTCAGCGGTCGATGTGGACAAGGGCACCGTCGCTTTGGCCACGGTCAAAGGCGATATCCACGATATCGGGAAGAACATCGTCAGGATGCTGCTGGAAAACTACGGCTACCGCGTGATCGACCTGGGCCGCGACGTCGATCCCCAGGTCGTTTTGGACTGCGTGAAGACGCACGGGGTGAAGTTCGTTGGCCTTTCGGCCCTCATGACCACCTCGATCCGCGGCATGGAAGACACCATCGCCCTGCTGCGCGCCGAAGCCCCCGACGTGCGCGTACTGGTGGGAGGGGCCGTGCTGAACCCCGAATACGCCCAGATGGTAGGGGCGGACTGGTATGCCAAAGATGCTGCGGAGACCGTGCGGATCGCAGGCGAGTTCTTCGCGAAGACGGCATAG
- a CDS encoding rhodanese-like domain-containing protein produces MGLFSFFTGGNITESTADARDRGALIVDVRETDEYRRGHIEGARSVPLSDLASIRRIAPDDQAPLYLYCASGARSARAASQLRSMGYADVTNMGGIMGYRGPLVR; encoded by the coding sequence ATGGGACTGTTCTCTTTCTTCACAGGCGGCAACATCACCGAAAGCACCGCTGACGCGCGCGATCGCGGAGCCCTCATCGTAGACGTGCGCGAGACCGACGAGTACCGTCGCGGCCATATCGAAGGGGCGCGCAGCGTTCCCCTGTCCGACCTGGCCTCCATCCGCCGCATCGCCCCCGACGACCAGGCGCCCCTGTACCTTTACTGCGCCAGCGGGGCCCGCAGCGCCCGAGCGGCGAGCCAGCTGAGGTCGATGGGGTATGCGGACGTGACGAACATGGGCGGCATCATGGGATACCGCGGCCCGCTCGTCCGCTAG
- a CDS encoding Crp/Fnr family transcriptional regulator, with product MQRSDGRSAHVERALSVLFPAWGHLSAGERDGLVRGARLLRFGAGDHVHGAQRDEGSVLLVLSGSLRAYLLSPETGREVTLFFVGGGENCVLSASRILSMIDFDVFVDAVGDTSVLSIDADRFDALMKGNVHVEAAVYRQTAERFSEVMWLMYQVVFCSLDARLAAFLLDEAQRTGASVVTLTHAEIAGHIGSAREVVSRMLKLFSQEGLVELSRGSVALVDREALRKRAAARPAS from the coding sequence ATGCAGAGATCCGACGGGCGCTCGGCCCACGTCGAACGGGCGCTGTCCGTGCTGTTCCCCGCATGGGGGCACCTTTCCGCCGGCGAGCGCGACGGGTTGGTGCGCGGCGCACGCCTTCTGCGCTTCGGCGCCGGGGACCACGTTCATGGGGCGCAAAGGGACGAGGGCAGCGTGCTTTTGGTGCTTTCGGGGTCGCTGCGGGCCTACCTGCTGTCGCCCGAAACGGGCAGGGAGGTGACCCTGTTCTTCGTGGGCGGGGGCGAGAACTGCGTTTTGTCGGCCTCGCGCATCCTGTCGATGATCGATTTCGACGTCTTCGTAGACGCGGTGGGCGACACCTCGGTGCTGTCGATCGATGCGGATCGGTTCGATGCGCTGATGAAGGGCAACGTGCATGTGGAAGCGGCGGTCTACCGCCAGACGGCCGAGCGCTTCAGCGAGGTTATGTGGCTTATGTACCAGGTGGTGTTCTGCAGCCTCGACGCGCGCCTCGCGGCGTTTCTGCTGGACGAGGCGCAGCGTACGGGCGCTTCGGTCGTAACCCTCACCCATGCCGAGATCGCGGGGCATATCGGGTCGGCTCGCGAAGTGGTGTCGCGGATGCTGAAGCTGTTCTCACAGGAGGGTCTGGTGGAGCTTTCGCGGGGCAGCGTCGCGCTGGTTGATCGGGAGGCGCTGAGGAAGCGGGCCGCCGCCCGACCGGCTTCCTAG
- the metK gene encoding methionine adenosyltransferase — MAQASPSYLFTSESVTEGHPDKVCDQISDAILDAILAKEIELAEAGYVAPNGQPADPSQFRCACETLTSTGLVVVTGEIRTQAYVDVQEIVRGVLDDIGYNRAKYGFDASTCGIMNAIHEQSPDIALGVDTSFEAQHGLDGSDPYDLTGAGDQGMMFGYACNETSTLMPMPIYLAHRLSERLTEVRKDGTLPYLRPDGKTQVSVRYVEGKPVAVEQVVVSTQHADDVETEALRADIVKHVIRPVFAAEGVELASDAGIHINPTGRFVVGGPMGDAGLTGRKIIVDTYGGMGRHGGGAFSGKDCTKVDRSAAYAARWVAKNVVAAGLADRCEVQVAYAIGMAHPVSVMVETFGTNAVPVADIESAVTSVFDLRPGAIIDELDLRRPIYRKTAAYGHFGRELPEFTWERTDKVDQLRAACGL, encoded by the coding sequence ATGGCACAAGCATCGCCTTCCTATTTGTTCACGTCCGAGTCGGTGACCGAGGGTCATCCCGACAAGGTGTGCGACCAGATCTCCGACGCCATCCTCGACGCCATCCTCGCCAAGGAGATCGAGCTGGCCGAAGCGGGCTACGTCGCCCCGAACGGCCAGCCCGCCGACCCCAGCCAGTTCCGCTGCGCGTGCGAGACGCTCACCTCCACCGGGTTGGTGGTGGTCACCGGCGAGATCCGCACCCAGGCCTACGTCGATGTGCAGGAGATCGTCCGCGGCGTTCTGGACGACATCGGCTACAACCGGGCGAAGTACGGCTTCGACGCGTCCACCTGCGGAATCATGAACGCCATCCACGAGCAGAGCCCCGATATCGCCCTGGGCGTGGACACGTCGTTCGAGGCGCAGCACGGCCTGGACGGCTCCGATCCCTACGACCTGACCGGTGCGGGCGATCAGGGCATGATGTTCGGCTACGCCTGCAACGAGACGTCCACGCTCATGCCGATGCCCATCTACCTGGCGCATCGTTTGTCCGAGCGCCTTACCGAGGTGCGCAAGGACGGCACGCTGCCCTATCTGCGCCCCGATGGTAAAACCCAGGTGTCGGTGCGCTACGTCGAGGGCAAGCCGGTCGCCGTCGAGCAGGTGGTCGTTTCCACCCAGCATGCAGACGACGTCGAGACCGAGGCCCTGCGCGCCGATATCGTCAAGCACGTGATCCGGCCCGTCTTCGCGGCCGAGGGCGTAGAGCTCGCCTCCGACGCGGGCATCCACATCAACCCCACCGGCCGTTTCGTGGTGGGCGGCCCCATGGGCGACGCCGGCCTTACCGGCCGCAAGATCATCGTCGACACCTACGGCGGCATGGGCCGCCACGGCGGCGGCGCGTTTTCCGGCAAGGACTGCACGAAGGTGGACCGCTCGGCGGCCTACGCCGCTCGCTGGGTGGCGAAAAACGTGGTGGCGGCCGGTCTGGCCGACCGCTGCGAGGTGCAGGTGGCCTATGCGATCGGCATGGCCCACCCCGTCTCGGTGATGGTCGAGACGTTCGGGACGAACGCGGTTCCCGTGGCCGATATCGAGTCTGCGGTCACCAGCGTCTTCGATCTGCGCCCCGGCGCCATCATCGACGAGCTCGACCTGCGCCGCCCGATCTACCGCAAGACGGCCGCATACGGCCACTTCGGCCGCGAGCTTCCCGAGTTCACCTGGGAGCGCACGGACAAGGTGGATCAGCTGAGGGCCGCCTGCGGCCTCTAG
- a CDS encoding ABC transporter ATP-binding protein: MIVDQIDALVGEKTGVKTQATLYAIGGIVEAGVYVALLPLLRALSQSDVESALRWALVAIAFGVVSAAVNFASENRGYLIGTKQVVRRLQERLGDHVVSLPLGWFNAQRAGQLSSLLERDLQMVMNFPGVFLRQLVLSVTVPVCIALIFLYIDWRIFLSFIVLLPLLFSGAKKMGQAAGDGHLREEESNARLTSRVLEFVHAQPILRATGQAREGWSALEADIQRDREATVDTLDATARPMLNYTITVYSVFGLVFVCSTALLAQGAIDAVEYLLVAVLGLRFIDALVKIGSQGMAFRVCRNALDAVQRVLSAQPLPQAADPKRPSGADVAFDRVGFSYDQKRSVLDDVSLSCPEKSLTALVGPSGSGKTTLTRLAARFWDVDAGSVRIGGVDVRDMRPDELLDMISFVFQDVYLFDGTIEDNVRFGSPEATDEQVRRAARVARLDEVAERLDDGWSAHVGEGGCRLSGGERQRVSIARALLKDAPIVLFDEATSALDAENEAAVVDAMHELSRDRTVLVIAHRLSTIAAADQIAMLEDGRITQLGTHEELLAQEGRYRSFWADREKAQGWRISRS; encoded by the coding sequence ATGATCGTCGATCAGATCGATGCGCTCGTTGGCGAGAAGACCGGGGTGAAGACCCAGGCGACCCTCTACGCGATCGGCGGGATCGTGGAGGCGGGCGTCTACGTCGCGCTGCTCCCTCTCCTGCGCGCGTTGTCCCAATCCGATGTCGAGTCGGCTCTGAGGTGGGCGCTCGTCGCCATCGCCTTCGGCGTCGTCTCGGCGGCGGTGAACTTCGCCTCCGAGAACCGCGGGTACCTCATCGGAACGAAACAGGTGGTCAGGCGCTTGCAGGAGCGGTTGGGAGATCACGTTGTATCCCTTCCCCTCGGGTGGTTCAACGCCCAGCGCGCCGGCCAGCTCTCGTCGCTGCTCGAACGCGACCTGCAGATGGTCATGAACTTCCCGGGCGTGTTCCTGCGCCAGCTCGTCTTGTCCGTCACGGTTCCCGTCTGCATCGCCCTGATATTCCTCTACATCGACTGGCGCATCTTCCTGTCGTTCATCGTGCTGCTCCCGCTTCTGTTCTCGGGGGCGAAGAAGATGGGCCAGGCGGCCGGCGACGGGCATTTGAGGGAGGAGGAGTCGAACGCCCGGCTGACCTCCCGCGTGCTCGAGTTCGTGCACGCGCAGCCCATTCTGCGCGCGACGGGGCAGGCGCGCGAGGGATGGTCGGCTCTGGAGGCCGACATTCAGCGCGATCGGGAGGCCACGGTGGATACGCTCGATGCCACCGCCCGTCCCATGCTGAACTACACGATCACGGTGTATTCGGTATTCGGGCTGGTGTTCGTCTGCTCCACCGCGCTTCTGGCCCAAGGCGCCATCGACGCGGTCGAGTACCTGCTCGTGGCCGTGCTGGGGCTGCGGTTCATCGACGCTTTGGTGAAGATCGGCTCCCAGGGCATGGCGTTTCGCGTGTGCCGCAACGCCCTCGATGCGGTGCAGCGCGTCCTGTCGGCGCAACCCCTGCCCCAGGCGGCCGATCCGAAGAGGCCCTCCGGCGCGGACGTGGCGTTCGACCGCGTGGGATTCTCCTACGATCAGAAGCGCTCCGTGCTTGACGACGTGTCGCTCAGCTGCCCTGAAAAAAGCCTTACCGCCCTGGTGGGGCCGTCGGGTTCGGGCAAGACCACGCTCACGCGGCTGGCGGCGCGCTTCTGGGACGTCGATGCGGGCAGCGTGCGCATCGGCGGCGTCGATGTGCGCGATATGCGCCCCGACGAGCTTCTGGACATGATCTCCTTCGTTTTCCAGGACGTCTACCTGTTCGATGGGACCATCGAGGACAACGTGCGGTTCGGTTCCCCCGAAGCGACCGACGAGCAGGTGCGCCGTGCCGCCCGCGTCGCGCGCTTGGACGAAGTGGCCGAGCGCCTCGACGACGGTTGGTCTGCCCATGTGGGCGAGGGAGGGTGCCGTCTTTCGGGGGGCGAGCGCCAGCGCGTGTCGATCGCCCGCGCCCTGCTGAAAGATGCGCCCATCGTGCTGTTCGACGAGGCGACGAGCGCGCTCGATGCGGAAAACGAGGCCGCGGTGGTCGATGCGATGCACGAGCTTTCCCGGGACCGGACGGTGCTCGTGATCGCGCACCGGCTCTCCACCATCGCGGCTGCCGACCAGATCGCCATGCTCGAGGACGGGCGCATCACCCAGCTGGGGACGCATGAGGAGCTGCTGGCCCAAGAGGGCCGCTACCGCAGCTTCTGGGCGGATCGCGAGAAGGCGCAGGGATGGAGGATCAGCCGCTCGTAG
- a CDS encoding ABC transporter ATP-binding protein has protein sequence MKLVSEGAEGRIEATGEAKARSGAAPAKGLKDLYLRLTRPAHGLIVQGMALSALSVAFGFVPYLVAIAIAQKALAGSMFDAQALALMVGASVVCAVASRLLFGIGTGVCHRADADFRVNARHILLDHFSRLPLGWFSDRTSSEAKQAVSDDVLGMHQSVGHAPTDLVNAVLTPLVPLAYLFAVDWRLSLLLVGYLVVVVAVSMPFMMRDYSSLSKQYNAANVELSASVVEMVEGIEVVKAFGSSKRAGGRFRAAAQNLADVTYTWTKLSAGPFSLLAASISPGMMLALIGLASCLFVMNGWCDFATCVPFLVLGANIPSGIMAVSASMGFLRLAKQNLEHIAEVLAVDHLPEKGDAEDLPSGGLDVVFDRVSFAYSSDSSPALCDIDVRLAPGTVTALVGGSGSGKTTFARLIPRFWDPVSGAVRIGGKDLREASSESVLSKAAVVFQESMMLGVSIRDNIKLARPAASDAEMVEAAKAAQIHERIMELPLGYDTVIGSSDGSLSGGEAQRVAIARALIQDAPILVLDEATAHADPENETAIQEALGNLVRGRTTVVIAHRLNTVIHADRILVMESGRIVEEGTHEQLLEARGRYAGLWEAQQAGACFAGHDGKDLV, from the coding sequence ATGAAGTTGGTTTCGGAGGGCGCGGAAGGCAGGATAGAGGCGACGGGCGAAGCGAAGGCCCGTTCGGGCGCCGCGCCCGCAAAGGGGCTGAAGGATCTGTACCTGAGGCTCACCAGGCCCGCCCATGGGCTGATCGTGCAGGGGATGGCGCTTTCGGCGCTGTCGGTTGCATTCGGGTTCGTCCCGTACCTGGTGGCGATCGCCATCGCTCAGAAGGCGCTGGCAGGATCGATGTTCGACGCGCAGGCGCTGGCGCTTATGGTGGGCGCATCGGTCGTGTGCGCCGTTGCGAGCCGCCTGTTGTTCGGGATCGGCACGGGCGTGTGCCACCGGGCCGATGCGGACTTCCGCGTGAACGCGCGCCATATCCTGCTCGATCATTTCTCCCGCCTGCCCCTGGGGTGGTTCAGCGATCGGACGTCGAGCGAGGCCAAGCAGGCCGTGTCAGACGACGTGCTGGGCATGCACCAATCGGTGGGCCATGCTCCAACCGATCTGGTAAACGCCGTGCTCACACCGCTCGTCCCCTTGGCATACCTGTTTGCGGTCGATTGGCGCCTGTCGCTTCTTCTGGTGGGGTACCTGGTCGTGGTGGTGGCCGTCTCCATGCCGTTCATGATGCGCGACTACTCTTCGCTCAGCAAGCAGTACAACGCCGCCAACGTCGAGCTGTCGGCGTCGGTGGTCGAGATGGTCGAGGGCATCGAGGTAGTGAAGGCGTTCGGCAGCTCCAAGCGCGCAGGTGGCCGCTTCCGCGCCGCCGCGCAGAACCTGGCCGACGTCACGTATACCTGGACGAAGCTCTCGGCCGGCCCGTTCAGCCTTCTTGCGGCCAGCATATCCCCCGGGATGATGCTTGCTCTGATCGGCTTGGCGAGCTGCCTGTTCGTCATGAACGGCTGGTGCGATTTCGCAACCTGCGTGCCGTTTCTGGTGCTGGGAGCCAATATCCCGTCGGGGATCATGGCCGTGAGCGCGTCGATGGGCTTTCTGCGCCTGGCCAAGCAGAACCTCGAGCATATCGCCGAGGTCCTGGCGGTCGATCACCTGCCCGAGAAAGGCGACGCCGAAGACCTTCCGTCCGGGGGTCTGGACGTGGTTTTTGACCGGGTTTCGTTCGCCTACTCCTCCGATTCGTCGCCCGCCCTGTGCGACATCGACGTGCGCCTCGCGCCGGGGACCGTCACGGCGCTTGTCGGGGGGTCGGGAAGCGGCAAGACCACGTTCGCGCGGCTCATCCCCCGGTTCTGGGATCCGGTTTCGGGAGCGGTTCGGATCGGTGGGAAGGATCTGCGCGAGGCATCTTCGGAATCGGTTCTGTCGAAGGCGGCCGTCGTGTTCCAGGAAAGCATGATGCTGGGCGTGAGCATCCGCGACAACATCAAGCTGGCGCGCCCTGCGGCATCGGATGCCGAGATGGTGGAGGCCGCCAAGGCCGCCCAGATCCACGAGCGCATCATGGAGCTCCCGCTTGGCTACGACACGGTCATCGGGTCGTCGGACGGATCGCTTTCGGGCGGCGAGGCCCAGCGCGTGGCGATCGCACGGGCGCTCATCCAAGACGCCCCCATCCTCGTTCTGGACGAGGCGACGGCCCATGCCGACCCCGAGAACGAGACGGCCATCCAGGAGGCGCTGGGCAACCTGGTGCGCGGTCGGACCACGGTGGTGATCGCCCATCGGCTGAACACCGTGATCCATGCCGATCGGATCCTCGTGATGGAGTCGGGCCGCATCGTCGAAGAGGGAACGCACGAACAACTGCTCGAAGCGCGCGGACGCTATGCGGGGCTGTGGGAAGCGCAGCAAGCGGGTGCGTGCTTTGCCGGGCATGACGGAAAGGACCTTGTATGA